A genomic segment from Coccinella septempunctata chromosome 3, icCocSept1.1, whole genome shotgun sequence encodes:
- the LOC123309532 gene encoding uncharacterized protein LOC123309532, with protein sequence MIDSVEGFAEIQQNEYINESPIKITENSISHRQETCSRATSLPKARLIGRTFGKGTPTAVFQVVGNTPLRMQLFTRCSMKGSINGLQKLSIPMSMESAPIDLVLISLSKSVTNACSTMWKSNDNDRSNLFSL encoded by the exons ATGATTGATAGTGTCGAAGGCTTTGCTGAAATCCAGCAGAACGAGTACATCAATGAATCCCCGATCAAGATCACGGAAAATAGCATCAGTCACCGACAGGAGACATGTAGCCGTGCTACATCCCTTCCGAAAGCCAGACTGATAGGAAG GACCTTCGGCAAGGGAACCCCAACAGCAGTTTTCCAGGTGGTCGGAAATACACCTTTAAGAATGCAACTATTCACTAGGTGCAGTATGAAGGGATCAATAAATGGCCTACAAAAATTGAGCATCCCAATGTCTATGGAATCTGCACCCATTGACTTGGTCTTGATATCATTAAGCAAATCGGTAACCAATGCCTGCTCTACAATGTGGAAGTCAAACGACAATGACCGGTCAAACTTATTTTCATTATAG